The following are encoded together in the Peromyscus maniculatus bairdii isolate BWxNUB_F1_BW_parent chromosome 22, HU_Pman_BW_mat_3.1, whole genome shotgun sequence genome:
- the S1pr4 gene encoding sphingosine 1-phosphate receptor 4, with translation MNISTWSCHRLAASGHSHLIVLHYNHSGRLAGRGGPEDGGGLGTLRGPSVAAGCLVVLENAVVLAAIATRMRSRRWVYYCLLNITLSDLLTGLAYMVNVLLSGARTFQLAPAHWFLREGLLFMALAASTFSLLFTAGERFATMVRVAESGATKTSRVYGCIGLCWLLAATLGLLPLLGWNCVCAFPRCSSLLPLYSKGYVLFCVVVFALILVAILGLYGAIFRVVRANGQKSPRPPARRKARRLLNTVLMILVAFVVCWGPLFGLLLADIFGSNVWAQEYLRGMDWILALAVLNSAINPLIYSFRSREVQRAVLAFLCCGCLRLGLRGPGDCLTRITEAHSGASTTDSSLRTRDSFRASRSLSFKMREPLSSISSVRSV, from the coding sequence ATGAACATCAGCACCTGGTCCTGTCACCGGCTGGCGGCCAGCGGTCACAGCCACCTCATTGTCCTGCACTACAACCACAGCGGGCGGCTGGCCGGCCGCGGGGGCCCCGAGGACGGCGGCGGGCTGGGGACGCTGCGGGGGCCGTCGGTGGCGGCCGGCTGCCTGGTGGTGCTGGAGAACGCGGTGGTGCTGGCCGCCATCGCCACCCGCATGCGCTCGCGCCGCTGGGTCTACTACTGCCTGCTGAACATCACGCTGAGCGACCTGCTCACCGGCCTGGCCTACATGGTCAACGTGCTGCTGTCGGGGGCGCGCACCTTCCAGCTGGCCCCCGCGCACTGGTTCCTGCGGGagggcttgctcttcatggcccTGGCCGCGTCCACCTTCAGCCTGCTCTTCACGGCCGGCGAGCGCTTCGCCACCATGGTGCGGGTGGCCGAGAGCGGGGCCACCAAGACCAGCCGCGTGTACGGCTGCATCGGGCTGTGCTGGCTGCTGGCGGCCACGCTGGGGCTGCTGCCCCTCCTGGGCTGGAACTGCGTGTGCGCCTTCCCGCGGTGCTCCAGCCTGCTGCCCCTCTACTCCAAGGGCTACGTGCTCTTCTGCGTGGTGGTCTTCGCCCTCATCCTGGTGGCCATCCTGGGCCTCTATGGGGCCATCTTTAGGGTGGTCCGGGCCAACGGGCAGAAGTCCCCGCGGCCTCCGGCCCGCCGCAAGGCCCGCCGGCTGCTCAACACTGTGCTGATGATTTTGGTGGCCTTTGTGGTGTGCTGGGGCCCCCTGTTTGGCCTGCTCCTGGCCGACATCTTCGGTTCCAACGTCTGGGCCCAGGAGTACCTCCGTGGCATGGACTGGATCCTGGCCCTGGCCGTGCTCAATTCTGCCATCAACCCGCTCATCTACTCCTTCCGCAGCCGCGAGGTTCAGCGCGCAGTGCTGGCCTTCCTCTGCTGCGGCTGTCTTCGGTTAGGCCTGCGGGGTCCTGGTGACTGCCTGACCCGGATCACCGAGGCCCACTCCGGTGCGTCCACCACCGACAGCTCGCTAAGGACGAGAGACAGTTTTCGGGCTTCCCGATCGCTCAGCTTCAAGATGCGAGAGCCGCTGTCCAGCATTTCCAGTGTCCGGAGCGTCTAG
- the Gna15 gene encoding guanine nucleotide-binding protein subunit alpha-15 isoform X1, whose translation MARSLTRGCCPWCLTDEEKTAARIDQEINKILLEQKKQERGELKLLLLGPGESGKSTFIKQMRIIHGAGYSEDDRRAFRPLVYQNIFVSMQAMIDAMERLQIPYSRPDSKKHASLVMTQDPYKVTAFGKPYAAAMQYLWRDAGIRACYERRREFHLLDSAVYYLSHLERISEEGYIPTAQDVLRSRMPTTGINEYCFSVQKTKLRIVDVGGQKSERKKWIHCFENVIALIYLASLSEYDQCLEENDQENRMKESLALFSTILELPWFRSTSVILFLNKTDILEEKIHTSHLATYFPSFQGPRRDAEAAKRFIMDMYARVYAGCAEPHDGGRKGSRARRLFAHFTCATDTHSVRSVFKDVRDSVLARYLDEINLL comes from the exons ATGGCCCGGTCCCTGACCCGGGGCTGCTGCCCCTGGTGTCTGACGGACGAGGAGAAGACGGCGGCCAGAATCGACCAGGAGATCAACAAGATTTTGTTGGAACAGAAGAAACAGGAGCGCGGGGAACTGAAACTCCTGCTGCTGG GACCCGGTGAGAGCGGGAAGAGCACATTCATCAAGCAGATGCGCATCATCCATGGCGCCGGCTACTCGGAGGACGACCGCAGGGCCTTCCGGCCGCTCGTCTACCAGAACATCTTCGTCTCCATGCAGGCCATGATCGATGCCATGGAGCGGCTGCAGATCCCCTACAGCAGGCCTGACAGCAAG AAGCACGCCAGCCTGGTGATGACCCAGGACCCCTATAAAGTGACCGCGTTTGGGAAGCCATATGCAGCGGCCATGCAGTACCTGTGGCGTGACGCGGGCATCCGCGCCTGCTACGAGCGCAGGCGTGAATTCCACCTGCTGGACTCCGCAGTGTA CTACCTGTCACACCTGGAACGCATCTCCGAGGAGGGCTACATCCCTACAGCACAGGACGTGCTGCGCAGTCGCATGCCCACCACAGGCATCAATGAATACTGCTTCTCCGTGCAGAAAACTAAGCTTCG CATCGTGGATGTTGGCGGCCAGAAGTCGGAGCGTAAGAAATGGATCCACTGCTTTGAGAACGTCATAGCCCTCATCTACCTGGCCTCCCTGAGCGAGTATGACCAGTGCTTGGAGGAGAACGATCAGGAG AACCGCATGAAGGAGAGCCTAGCGCTGTTCAGCACAATCCTGGAGCTGCCCTGGTTCAGGAGCACTTCAGTTATCCTCTTCCTCAACAAGACGGACATCCTGGAGGAGAAGATCCACACCTCCCACCTGGCCACATACTTCCCCAGCTTCCAGG GTCCCCGTCGTGACGCCGAGGCCGCCAAGCGCTTCATCATGGACATGTACGCGCGCGTGTACGCGGGCTGCGCGGAGCCCCACGACGGCGGCAGGAAGGGGTCCCGCGCGCGCCGCCTCTTTGCGCACTTCACCTGCGCCACGGACACGCACAGCGTCCGCAGTGTGTTCAAGGATGTGCGGGACTCGGTGCTGGCTCGGTACCTAGACGAGATCAACCTGCTGTGA
- the Gna15 gene encoding guanine nucleotide-binding protein subunit alpha-15 isoform X2 gives MRIIHGAGYSEDDRRAFRPLVYQNIFVSMQAMIDAMERLQIPYSRPDSKKHASLVMTQDPYKVTAFGKPYAAAMQYLWRDAGIRACYERRREFHLLDSAVYYLSHLERISEEGYIPTAQDVLRSRMPTTGINEYCFSVQKTKLRIVDVGGQKSERKKWIHCFENVIALIYLASLSEYDQCLEENDQENRMKESLALFSTILELPWFRSTSVILFLNKTDILEEKIHTSHLATYFPSFQGPRRDAEAAKRFIMDMYARVYAGCAEPHDGGRKGSRARRLFAHFTCATDTHSVRSVFKDVRDSVLARYLDEINLL, from the exons ATGCGCATCATCCATGGCGCCGGCTACTCGGAGGACGACCGCAGGGCCTTCCGGCCGCTCGTCTACCAGAACATCTTCGTCTCCATGCAGGCCATGATCGATGCCATGGAGCGGCTGCAGATCCCCTACAGCAGGCCTGACAGCAAG AAGCACGCCAGCCTGGTGATGACCCAGGACCCCTATAAAGTGACCGCGTTTGGGAAGCCATATGCAGCGGCCATGCAGTACCTGTGGCGTGACGCGGGCATCCGCGCCTGCTACGAGCGCAGGCGTGAATTCCACCTGCTGGACTCCGCAGTGTA CTACCTGTCACACCTGGAACGCATCTCCGAGGAGGGCTACATCCCTACAGCACAGGACGTGCTGCGCAGTCGCATGCCCACCACAGGCATCAATGAATACTGCTTCTCCGTGCAGAAAACTAAGCTTCG CATCGTGGATGTTGGCGGCCAGAAGTCGGAGCGTAAGAAATGGATCCACTGCTTTGAGAACGTCATAGCCCTCATCTACCTGGCCTCCCTGAGCGAGTATGACCAGTGCTTGGAGGAGAACGATCAGGAG AACCGCATGAAGGAGAGCCTAGCGCTGTTCAGCACAATCCTGGAGCTGCCCTGGTTCAGGAGCACTTCAGTTATCCTCTTCCTCAACAAGACGGACATCCTGGAGGAGAAGATCCACACCTCCCACCTGGCCACATACTTCCCCAGCTTCCAGG GTCCCCGTCGTGACGCCGAGGCCGCCAAGCGCTTCATCATGGACATGTACGCGCGCGTGTACGCGGGCTGCGCGGAGCCCCACGACGGCGGCAGGAAGGGGTCCCGCGCGCGCCGCCTCTTTGCGCACTTCACCTGCGCCACGGACACGCACAGCGTCCGCAGTGTGTTCAAGGATGTGCGGGACTCGGTGCTGGCTCGGTACCTAGACGAGATCAACCTGCTGTGA